A genome region from Triticum aestivum cultivar Chinese Spring chromosome 2B, IWGSC CS RefSeq v2.1, whole genome shotgun sequence includes the following:
- the LOC123044705 gene encoding glucan endo-1,3-beta-glucosidase 1 — translation MGARSRGGTRSLLLLSLHLLCLRSCLRCSVSAAGSGDPYVGVTIGTAVTNLLSPSDLAAFLRAQRITHVRLYDADPRLLSALASSGATAIVGVPNDELLALGSSPATASAWVARRVLPFAAANSTSPGLISAIAVGDEVPTALPSALPILLPAIQSLAAALAAANLSSIPVSTPLPFSIVLEPFPPSQAYFNQSLAKSFLLPLLSHLANTSAPLMLNLYPYYSLMQSSGVVPVDNAMFKPLPPSLEMVDPNTLLHYTNVFDAMLDAVYVALKNLNVSAGIPVLVTETGWPSYGDRKEEPYASKDNANTYNSNLIKHVTEKPGTPMRPGAQASVYIYELFNEDLRPGPASEANWGLFHGNGTPVYLLHVTGKDGFLGNDTTDRTFCIASDDADEKAVQAAMDWACGPGRSDCTAIQPGEGCYQPNDVRSHASFAFNTYYQSQGKAGGSCYFQGAGMVTTTDPSHDSCIFVGSKLYSNVTKSDGANTTTTQTSDAEGSAVWRMRTGREKGFLSVLRLLLSLMVVVIMTNSNFWT, via the exons ATGGGGGCTAGGAGCAGAGGAGGCACACGCAGcctgctcctcctctcgctccaccTTCTCTGCCTCCGTTCCTGTCTGCGCT GCTCGGTctcggcggcgggctccggcgaccCCTACGTCGGCGTGACGATCGGCACGGCGGTGACCAACCTGTTGTCCCCGTCGGACCTCGCGGCGTTCCTCCGCGCGCAGCGCATCACCCACGTGCGCCTCTACGACGCCGACCCACGCCTGCTCTCCGCGCTCGCCTCCTCCGGCGCCACCGCCATCGTCGGCGTCCCCAACGACGAGCTCCTCGCGCTCGGCTCCTCCCCGGCCACCGCCTCCGCCTGGGTCGCCCGCCGGGTGCTCCCCTTCGCCGCCGCCAACTCCACCAGCCCGGGCCTCATCTCCGCCATCGCCGTCGGCGACGAGGTCCCCACCGCCCTGCCCTCCGCGCTCCCCATCCTCCTCCCCGCCATCCAGTccctcgccgccgcgctcgccgccgccaACCTCTCCTCCATCCCCGTCTCCACCCCGCTCCCTTTCTCCATCGTCCTCGAGCCCTTCCCCCCGTCCCAGGCCTACTTCAACCAGTCTCTCGCCAAAtccttcctcctcccgctcctctccCACCTCGCCAACACCTCCGCGCCGCTCATGCTCAACCTCTACCCCTACTACTCGCTGATGCAGAGCAGCGGCGTCGTCCCCGTCGACAACGCCATGTTCAAGCCGCTCCCGCCCTCGCTGGAGATGGTCGACCCCAACACGCTGCTCCACTACACCAACGTGTTCGACGCCATGCTCGACGCGGTGTACGTCGCCCTCAAGAACCTCAACGTCAGCGCCGGCATCCCGGTGCTGGTCACCGAGACCGGGTGGCCGTCCTACGGGGACCGCAAGGAAGAGCCGTACGCCAGCAAGGACAACGCCAACACCTACAACTCCAACCTCATCAAGCACGTCACGGAGAAGCCCGGGACGCCTATGCGGCCCGGCGCGCAGGCGAGCGTGTACATCTACGAGCTCTTCAACGAGGACCTGCGGCCGGGGCCGGCGTCGGAGGCCAACTGGGGGCTCTTCCACGGCAACGGCACGCCGGTGTACCTGCTCCACGTCACCGGGAAGGACGGTTTCTTGGGGAACGACACGACGGACCGGACGTTCTGCATCGCGTCGGACGACGCGGACGAGAAGGCGGTGCAGGCTGCCATGGACTGGGCATGCGGCCCCGGCCGGTCTGACTGCACGGCGATACAGCCCGGGGAGGGGTGCTACCAGCCCAACGACGTGCGGAGCCACGCCTCGTTCGCCTTCAACACCTACTACCAGTCGCAGGGCAAGGCCGGCGGCTCCTGCTACTTCCAGGGCGCCGGCATGGTCACCACCACAGATCCCA GTCATGATAGCTGCATCTTTGTTGGAAG TAAATTGTATAGCAACGTCACCAAATCTGACGGTGCAAACACAACCACGACGCAAACAAGTGATGCAGAAGGATCTGCGGTATGGAGAATGAGAACAGGAAGGGAGAAAGGTTTCTTGTCCGTCCTCCGTTTGCTGTTGAGCCTTATGGTGGTGGTTATCATGACGAACTCAAACTTTTGGACATAA